ACCTTCTGCACCACGGCCAGGGCCTGGCTGACCGGGTATTTCCAGGCCACCGCCCAGTGCGGCGGTGCAGCCTGCCAGCGCTGACCGCTTGGCCGCTGGCCCTGGCGCAGCACCACGCCATCGCTGGCGAAGGGCAGGGCGCTGCGATACCAGTGCTGGCGCCAGCGCCTGGCCTGTGCCAGGTCGGCGAGTGGCTGGGTGTAGCGACTGCTGTCGGCAAAGCCCAGACGCTGCAGGCCGGCCAGGCGCTGTGGCATGTCTGGCGGGCCATCCGGCCAGTCCCAGACGAACAGGCCGACCTGGGCGGCCTCATCAGGGGTGATGCTTTGCCGTGCCATCAGGCCGGCGACCTTGCCACGTGCCCCCGCGCTGCCGTCACGTGCCTGTTGGTGGCCGTCCAGGCGCCAGTACAGCTCACCCTGCAAGGTGGCATCCAGCGCTTGTGGTAGATCTTCAGGAATGGCGGGTAACTGCCGAGCACGGGCCGTCCAGTCCTGCCCGCTGTGTCCGTTGCCACGGCTGATGGCCTGCTGCAGACGTCCTTGCAGGTAGACCAGGGTGACGGCGACGCCGTCGACCTTGGGCTGGATCCACAGGTCGTCGCGACCGACTATCCATTGGCCGATGGCGGCTTCGTCGAGCTTGCGCAGGCCGGTCTGGGCAAAGGGATGGGCCAGCTCGGTAACGGCGCCGGTCAGGGCGCTGGCGGGATCCTGCTGAGGGGTGCCAAAGCAGCTCTGCCAGTCGCTCAGGCGAGCAAGCGCCTGGTCGTACAGCTCATCGGCCACCGGGCTGTGGCCGTGATTGTGGTAGGCGTCGTCCCAGGTGGCGATCTGGGTTTGCAGCGTGGCCAGCTCGTTGGCGGCCCTGGCTTCAGGCCAGTCGGGGCAGGGGGAATTGGCGTGGCACCAGAGAGGAGCGGCCAGGATGAAGAGTGCGAGCGGATTGCGCATGGTTCCTCCGTGAACCTTGGGGAGCTTTTTGGCTAGTCAGCGGGCTGCTATTGTCTCGCGTCATTTTTACTCTTTTACTCTAGCCAAGGAGCGGTAAATGGTCATCGTCGGATTCTTCATCGCCTTGGGAGCCTGGGTCTGGTCGGTGGCGCGTGGCATCCAAGTGTCCTTGATCTGCGTCGTGCTCAACTTCATGTTCCCGCCTGTCTCGCAGGGTATCTTCGCTCTGTATGAGCCGCCCATGCGTGCTCCGTTGCTGTTCATGGCGATTGGGTTGGGGATGATGTACCTCGGCGGCGGCCTCAAGATTTCCTGAGGCTCTGTGCGAAGTGCCTGCGCCCGGCGATGCTTCGTTAAAAACGGGCTGGAGCGCCAGCCCGGTCAAATGCTCATTTACAGCTCGTAAACTCGAATGCGAGCCCAGTCTGTTCCTCACCCGTTTTTGCGGGGCCGCCATCGGTATCGCCTGACCTTCGCTCGACGACTTTTCGTACAGAGCCTGAGGCGTATAAGCGCAAAAGCCCCGCACAGCTCGCGCTGGCGGGGCTTTTTTGCGGGCGGCGGTTACAGGCCGGCGGCTGCGCGCAGGGCTTCGACCTTATCGGTCTTCTCCCAGGTGAAGGTGGTGAAGCTGTCGTCGCCGACGGTCTTCTGTACCGGGTTGCGGCCGAAGTGGCCATAGGCGGCGGTGTCGCGGTACATCGGGTGGAGCAGGTCGAGCATCTTGGTGATGGCGTAGGGGCGCAGGTCGAACACCTCGCGTACCAGCTTGATGATCTTGTCTTCGGCGATCTTGTGGGTGCCAAAGGTGTTGATCGAGATGGAGGTGGGCTGGGCCACGCCGATGGCGTAGGACACCTGGATCTCGCAGCGCTCGGCCAGGCCGGCGGCAACGATGTTCTTGGCCACGTAGCGGCCGGCATAGGCGGCGCTGCGGTCGACCTTGGACGGATCCTTGCCGGAGAAGGCACCGCCGCCGTGACGGGCCATGCCGCCGTAGCTGTCGACGATGATCTTGCGCCCGGTCAGGCCGCAGTCGCCTACCGGGCCGCCGATGACGAAGTTGCCGGTCGGGTTGATGTGGAACTGGGTGTCCTTGTGCAGCAGCTCGGCCGGCAGGCTGTGCTTGATGATCAGCTCCATCACGGCTTCACGCAGGTCTTTCAGCGACACGTCCGGGTTGTGCTGGGTGGACAGCACCACGGCGTCGATGCCGGCGACCTTGCCATTCTCGTAGCGGCAGGTGACCTGGGATTTGGCATCCGGGCGCAGCCAGGGCAGCAGGCCGGACTTGCGCGCCTCGGCCTGGCGCTCGACCAGGGCGTGGGAGAAGCGGATCGGCGCCGGCATCAGCACGTCGGTTTCGTTGCTGGCGTAGCCGAACATCAGGCCCTGGTCGCCGGCGCCCTGGTCTTCCGGCTTGGAGCGGTCGACGCCCTGGGCGATGTCCACCGATTGCTTGCCGATGATGTTGATGACGCCGCAGGTGGCGCCGTCGAAGCCGACATCGCTGCTGGTGTAGCCGATGTCGTTGATCACGTCACGGACGATCTGCTCCAGGTCGACCCAGGCGCTGGTGGTCACTTCCCCGGCGACGATGGCCACACCGGTCTTGACCAGGGTTTCCACGGCCACGCGGGCGTGCTTGTCCTGGGTGATGATGGCGTCGAGCACCGCATCGGAAATCTGGTCGGCGATCTTGTCCGGATGCCCTTCGGACACGGACTCGGAGGTGAACAGGGAGTATTCGCTCATGGGTGGGTTCCTTGTGTGCCGTAACGTGGAGCGCTTCGCTCGCCAGGCTGGGCGAAGTGCCGTAACTGAATCTGAAAACCGTTCTTCAGACCGATATAGAGGCTTT
The genomic region above belongs to Pseudomonas sp. GOM7 and contains:
- the ligB gene encoding NAD-dependent DNA ligase LigB, translating into MRNPLALFILAAPLWCHANSPCPDWPEARAANELATLQTQIATWDDAYHNHGHSPVADELYDQALARLSDWQSCFGTPQQDPASALTGAVTELAHPFAQTGLRKLDEAAIGQWIVGRDDLWIQPKVDGVAVTLVYLQGRLQQAISRGNGHSGQDWTARARQLPAIPEDLPQALDATLQGELYWRLDGHQQARDGSAGARGKVAGLMARQSITPDEAAQVGLFVWDWPDGPPDMPQRLAGLQRLGFADSSRYTQPLADLAQARRWRQHWYRSALPFASDGVVLRQGQRPSGQRWQAAPPHWAVAWKYPVSQALAVVQKVQFNIGRSGRISPVLELQPVQLDDRRVRRVAVGSLQRWQDLDIRPGDQVAIRLSGLTIPQLEEVIWRSQQRADVQVPRAESYHALSCWRSSAQCQQQFLARLAWLSGKHGLDMSGVGPGTWSSLPLHGLLDWLEFDASQLQALPGIGPRRAAQLQATFQQAKDKTLWQWLSALGAPPGFDSDPHADWPSLLARSRDDWRRQPGAGLKRADQLQAFFAHPEVQRLGAQLQRAGVAAFQAHPRIESGSGVAASAEPQAVPGVTSQ
- the metK gene encoding methionine adenosyltransferase yields the protein MSEYSLFTSESVSEGHPDKIADQISDAVLDAIITQDKHARVAVETLVKTGVAIVAGEVTTSAWVDLEQIVRDVINDIGYTSSDVGFDGATCGVINIIGKQSVDIAQGVDRSKPEDQGAGDQGLMFGYASNETDVLMPAPIRFSHALVERQAEARKSGLLPWLRPDAKSQVTCRYENGKVAGIDAVVLSTQHNPDVSLKDLREAVMELIIKHSLPAELLHKDTQFHINPTGNFVIGGPVGDCGLTGRKIIVDSYGGMARHGGGAFSGKDPSKVDRSAAYAGRYVAKNIVAAGLAERCEIQVSYAIGVAQPTSISINTFGTHKIAEDKIIKLVREVFDLRPYAITKMLDLLHPMYRDTAAYGHFGRNPVQKTVGDDSFTTFTWEKTDKVEALRAAAGL